A window from Drosophila nasuta strain 15112-1781.00 chromosome 3, ASM2355853v1, whole genome shotgun sequence encodes these proteins:
- the LOC132789389 gene encoding polycomb protein Asx isoform X3 — MKTITPDTSTSAAPKEQQQQQQMPTQGATIPQQRQHIIPVIMEATAHVNLVDDDDEKDPLALDSAAHQTLPLETPQQQQHQQQQSAMNSTSPNKHTHSLRRHLPRIIMKSMPPEKKATGNNEDALHNNAALPPTTAVTLTAATAQLAPSPAINAATTSTSASSSSTTSAPPVRGISSRRIQQQQQAKAAAAAAAAAAAATAAAAAAAAASTASPSSKAVTQASTMREVLASIPGFSVKPRRRSNKKLTTAAQIEQFKDGKIDLETPDSILASTNLRALLNKQTFSLLPPLYQHNLIQLLPSVDREASEVVQPPLQQPDEPSTSSGSGSASVSSHEAIRLSASCLNNEFFARACLEWRERLSEGEFTPENQIKLKTEAEREKNKVDPWKLKHFEPYWGEKNAKRAPNSNPPTCKLKLEPSKQKLETTAADAAVVVTPPPPPSSTQTPTAPPPQPQQQQQEQQLQQATCDNETELKFNISTKCESTTTTTTTSTISIASENTATTGSSEATIATAETSVATINATTETLNKSSNNIISSSSNSSSSNALTEQHRRVLKRPSSSPSRRKRSDLSTIVSELPTTSKESKLIKREVVEMIVPNTTNIDEHATDELDAKLAVTINDQQPLINSTCAKNKATNTEALTTPTPTTASASIPATTSMSTSTAVAATSNIIPTTIPVTTNHFAGYSPDVELVEDTKATPNVALPTATTASTSTTTRNHDFVFADTIDHAYFHDHQATISHNFYSSSSSSNSTATIIKLDDPCDKQIEDSPTMPMTMASNSLSTTTSSSSLASSNCTSSSISSSLSSSCSSSNSSTTAATTTTLAAPISLATAAETTLADMQAMLSSVATLQQQQEQQQQSTPAVELNSSEMFQHVQHDWNFGGIKLMTSAPLNSDASTIDELHGAEQHLNDEAIHMMDVVNEAEDDDIVECHNLLDNNVTEAVAEEVDEDDDNVEEDDDIVECIDAEPQDQDEVMSAMVDHVIEDSEGDTVRDIVDKLQQHHQQQQEQQQQQQHQLHSQIQDVVQLAQHSFIPQAHNVDYSNEITHELLCDAVPMSAAEMEVSSTVITNSSNSNDSSNNLSLCSSSSSSIAINQLPQQATAPAAAPPQQQQQQQRQILVDSNGQIIGNFLLQQQQQQQRQQQQLQQQQLLQQFTLQAAAQQHQQQQQQQQQQQHQQVQQQQATSSNALHKTHQTLPITLRKPFEINSNGAQQFLAPNLLAQQQQQQQLEQQQQAQQKQQQLQQFALQQAQLHQRQLLAQVANNNLLQQQQLQQQQQQQQQSYQQQPQQSVVPPKFIAKPLNIISMTRPANASPNTAATPAVVATPTAANNQQIPSSYANVVTAVQQQPATAQQQQQLNHNSNLQQQQQQSVQIPVSAVNNVLTMKAMPPSGVPTTIAQQRLQPKMPTGKGRKATTNRLPPGAVNLERSYQICQAVIQNSPNRENLKAQLRPPAAILSQQQATTTVSSTSSNTALNVSTVAATPMSNLSTVSSNVIATAAAAAAPQNLKQEELLGGAATVAAAPALPSGMPPNVMGVGRPGVYKVIGPRMGGFPRKKYVQRKPSPTTVIRHMMTAAPGATSNAAQQLQLATGQQVAQQAPPTTPEQLLHQNGTGQYVLVHRANVGAADNQAPRASSAPPMHQNQFVTVQNPLHNLNGLTMGGRGRPASVDNNTAGNGAPVIANNDALHHHELHPQQLQQQQLSNVSAAANIVRRNVAAGKLVYY, encoded by the exons atgaaaaccaTAACGCCGGATACATCCACATCAGCAGCGCCaaaagaacagcagcagcaacaacaaatgcccACTCAAGGCGCCACCATTccacaacagcgacagcataTTATACCTGTGATTATGGAAGCAACGGCGCACGTGAATCTCGtagacgatgacgatgaaaAGGATCCATTAGCTTTGGACAGCGCAGCGCATCAAACGCTGCCATTAGAGAcgccccagcagcagcaacatcaacagcagcagtccGCGATGAATTCAACGTCACCcaacaagcacacacatagtCTGAG GCGCCACCTGCCACGCATCATAATGAAATCCATGCCACCTGAGAAAAAGGCAACAGGCAATAACGAAGATGCATTGCATAACAACGCTGCGTTAccgccaacaacagcagtaacgttaactgcagcaacagcgcaACTGGCGCCATCACCTGCCATCAACGCTGCCACTACATCCACCTCCGCCTCGTCCTCATCCACGACATCTGCACCACCTGTGCGTGGCATCAGCAGTCGTCGcatccaacagcagcagcaagctaaagcagctgcagcggcggcggcagcagcagcagcggcaacagcagccgcagcagcggcagcagcagcatcaacagcttCACCGAGTTCTAAGGCTGTTACCCAAGCGTCGACAATGCGTGAGGTACTGGCCTCGATACCGGGATTCAGTGTTAAGCCGCGTCGTCGCAGCAACAAGAAGCTTACAACTGCGGCGCAAATTGAGCAGTTTAAGGATGGCAAAATCGATTTGGAAACGCCAGACTCCATATTGGCATCCACAAACCTGCGCGCGTTGCTAAATAAGCAAACATTCTCATTATTGCCGCCACTGTACCAGCACAATCTTATTCAACTGTTGCCGAGCGTGGATCGCGAAGCCAGCGAGGTTGTGCAGCCACCGCTTCAGCAGCCGGACGAGCCGAGTACAAGCAGTGGGAGTGGCAGTGCTAGTGTCAGCTCCCATGAAGCCATACGATTAAGCGCCTCCTGCCTAAATAACGAGTTCTTTGCACGCGCCTGCTTAGAGTGGCGAGAACGTCTTAGCGAAGGCGAATTCACGCCAGAGAATCAAATAAAGCTGAAAACGGAAGCGGAACGGGAAAAGAACAAAGTCGATCCCTGGAAATTGAAGCACTTTGAGCCCTATTGGGGCGAGAAAAATGCGAAACGTGCACCGAATTCCAACCCGCCCACCTGTAAGCTTAAGCTCGAGCCCTCAAAGCAGAAGCTGgagacaacagcagctgatGCAGCTGTAGTAGTaacgccaccaccaccaccgtCATCAACACAAACACCAACAGCACCACCTccacagccacaacagcagcagcaagaacaacaactacaacaagcaACATGTGATAATGAGactgaattgaaatttaatatt AGCACAAAGTGCGAATCCACAACCACGACAaccacaacatcaacaatatcCATAGCCAGTGAGAATACTGCAACTACTGGCAGTAGCgaagcaacaatagcaacagcagaaacatCAGTGGCAACTATTaatgcaacaacagaaacattaaataaaagtagcaacaacatcattagcagcagtagcaacagcagcagcagcaacgcttTAACGGAGCAACATCGGCGCGTTCTGAAACGCCCGTCGAGCAGTCCATCACGACGCAAGCGCAGCGATCTATCGACAATCGTCAGTGAGTTGCCAACAACGTCAAAAGAAAGCAAGCTAATAAAACGAGAGGTTGTGGAGATGATTGTTCctaatacaacaaatattgaTGAGCATGCGACCGACGAGTTGGATGCAAAATTAGCAGTAACAATAAACGACCAGCAGCCACTTATAAACAGTACCTGTGCTAAAAACAAGGCAACAAATACGGAGGCATTAACAAcgccaacaccaacaacagcatctGCATCAataccagcaacaacatcaatgtccacatcaacagcagtagcagcaacatcaaacATTATACCTACAACAATTCCTGTGACTACCAATCACTTTGCAGGCTACTCGCCGGATGTGGAACTTGTTGAAG ACACCAAAGCAACGCCTAATGTGGCGctaccaacagcaacaactgcgtCGACATCGACAACCACAAGAAACCATGACTTTGTATTTGCAGATACAATCGATCACG CTTACTTCCATGATCATCAAGCAACCATTAGCCACAATTTCTattcctcatcatcatcatcaaatt CGACAGCAACAATCATTAAACTGGACGATCCTTGTGATAAGCAGATTGAGGATTCACCAACAATGCCCATGACAATGGCCAGTAATTCGCTATCGACAACAACGTCGTCGAGTTCGTTGGCGTCCAGCAATTGCACATCGTCATCGATATCATCTTCGTTATCATCGTCCTGTTCCAGCAGCAACTCCTCGACAACGGCTGCCACAACAACGACTTTGGCAGCTCCAATATCGCTAGCAACAGCTGCTGAAACAACGCTTGCTGATATGCAAGCAATGCTCAGCTCAGTGGCCACacttcaacagcaacaggagcaacagcaacaatcaaCACCCGCCGTGGAGTTAAATTCTAGTGAAATGTTTCAGCATGTGCAGCACGATTGGAACTTTGGTGGCATTAAATTGATGACATCGGCGCCATTAAATAGTGACGCATCAACAATCGACGAATTGCATGGAGCAGAGCAACATTTAAATGACGAGGCTATCCACATGATGGATGTGGTAAATGAAGCAGAGGATGATGACATTGTGGAATGTCACAATCTGCTGGACAATAATGTCACCGAGGCAGTGGCCGAAGAGGTTGACGAAGACGATGATAATGTCGAGGAGGATGACGATATTGTTGAATGCATTGACGCTGAGCCACAAGACCAGGATGAAGTGATGAGTGCAATGGTTGATCACGTTATCGAGGACAGCGAGGGCGACACTGTGCGTGATATTGTTGACAAATTacagcagcatcatcaacagcagcaggaacaacagcagcagcaacaacatcaattgCATTCGCAAATTCAGGATGTGGTGCAATTAGCGCAACATTCGTTTATACCACAAGCTCATAACGTCGACTATTCAAATGAG ATTACGCACGAACTGCTGTGTGATGCAGTGCCCATGTCGGCAGCCGAAATGGAAGTATCCAGCACGGTTATTACGaacagcagtaacagcaacgacagcagcaataatTTGAGTTTatgcagcagtagcagtagtAGTATTGCGATTAATCAGCTACCGCAACAAGCAACTGCACCTGCTGCAGCGCcccctcagcagcagcaacagcagcagcgtcagaTTCTGGTTGATTCCAATGGTCAGATTATTGGGAATTTCcttttgcaacaacaacagcagcaacagcgccagcagcagcaactgcagcagcagcaattatTACAACAGTTCACCTTGCAAGCAGCTGCacaacagcaccaacagcagcaacaacagcagcagcaacaacaacatcaacaggtgcaacagcagcaagccaCTAGCAGCAATGCGTTACATAAAACACATCAAACGTTGCCCATAACGTTGCGCAAGCCTTTTGAGATTAACAGCAATGGGGCTCAGCAGTTTTTGGCACCTAATCTTCtcgcacagcagcagcaacaacagcaactcgaacagcaacagcaagcacagcaaaagcagcaacaactacaacaatttgCTTTGCAACAGGCTCAATTGCATCAAAGACAATTGCTAGCGCAGGTAGCTAACAACAAtctgctgcaacaacagcaactgcagcaacaacaacagcagcagcaacaaagctATCAACAACAGCCGCAACAAAGCGTTGTGCCGCCCAAGTTCATAGCTAAGCCCCTGAACATTATATCGATGACACGACCAGCCAATGCATCGCCCAACACCGCTGCAACGCCTGCTGTTGtcgcaacaccaacagcagcaaataacCAACAGATTCCGTCCAGCTATGCCAATGTTGTTACGGCAGttcagcagcaaccagcaacagctcaacagcagcagcagcttaatCACAACAGTaatttgcaacagcaacaacagcagtctGTGCAGATACCCGTCTCAGCAGTTAACAATGTGCTGACAATGAAAGCAATGCCGCCATCAGGTGTGCCGACAACTATAGCCCAGCAACGATTGCAGCCTAAAATGCCCACGGGCAAGGGACGCAAGGCGACCACCAATAGATTGCCACCGGGTGCTGTTAATCTAGAGCGAAGCTATCAAATATGTCAGGCTGTAATACAGAACAGTCCAAATCGCGAGAACCTCAAAGCCCAACTGCGTCCGCCGGCAGCTATTCTCAgccagcagcaggcaacaacaactgtcaGCAGCACTAGCAGCAATACGGCATTGAATGTATCTACTGTGGCTGCCACACCGATGAGCAATCTCAGCACGGTTAGCAGCAATGTGatagcaacagctgctgccgccgcagcCCCACAGAATTTGAAGCAGGAGGAACTGCTTGGCGGGGCGGCCACCGTTGCTGCAGCGCCAGCCCTGCCCTCCGGTATGCCACCTAATGTAATGGGTGTGGGGAGACCAGGTGTCTACAAG GTAATCGGACCTCGCATGGGAGGCTTTCCGCGTAAGAAGTATGTGCAGAGAAAGCCATCACCCACAACAGTTATACGACATATGATGACAGCGGCGCCAGGTGCCACCAGCAATGCtgcacagcagctgcagttggcAACTGGGCAACAGGTGGCACAGCAGGCGCCGCCAACGACACCAGAACAGCTCCTGCATCAGAATGGAACTGGGCAGTACGTGTTGGTTCATCGCGCCAATGTGGGTGCAGCTGACAATCAAGCGCCACGTGCTTCGAGCGCCCCACCTATGCATCAAAATCAG TTTGTCACCGTGCAGAATCCGTTGCACAATCTGAACGGATTAACAATGGGCGGACGCGGGCGTCCGGCATCTGTTGACAATAACACGGCTGGCAACGGTGCGCCAGTGATTGCCAACAATGATGCACTGCATCATCATGAACTGCAcccgcagcagctgcaacagcagcagttgagcAATGTCAGTGCGGCCGCGAATATTGTGCGGCGCAATGTCGCTGCAGGTAAATTGGTGTATTATTAG
- the LOC132789389 gene encoding polycomb protein Asx isoform X4: protein MKTITPDTSTSAAPKEQQQQQQMPTQGATIPQQRQHIIPVIMEATAHVNLVDDDDEKDPLALDSAAHQTLPLETPQQQQHQQQQSAMNSTSPNKHTHSLRRHLPRIIMKSMPPEKKATGNNEDALHNNAALPPTTAVTLTAATAQLAPSPAINAATTSTSASSSSTTSAPPVRGISSRRIQQQQQAKAAAAAAAAAAAATAAAAAAAAASTASPSSKAVTQASTMREVLASIPGFSVKPRRRSNKKLTTAAQIEQFKDGKIDLETPDSILASTNLRALLNKQTFSLLPPLYQHNLIQLLPSVDREASEVVQPPLQQPDEPSTSSGSGSASVSSHEAIRLSASCLNNEFFARACLEWRERLSEGEFTPENQIKLKTEAEREKNKVDPWKLKHFEPYWGEKNAKRAPNSNPPTCKLKLEPSKQKLETTAADAAVVVTPPPPPSSTQTPTAPPPQPQQQQQEQQLQQATCDNETELKFNISTKCESTTTTTTTSTISIASENTATTGSSEATIATAETSVATINATTETLNKSSNNIISSSSNSSSSNALTEQHRRVLKRPSSSPSRRKRSDLSTIVSELPTTSKESKLIKREVVEMIVPNTTNIDEHATDELDAKLAVTINDQQPLINSTCAKNKATNTEALTTPTPTTASASIPATTSMSTSTAVAATSNIIPTTIPVTTNHFAGYSPDVELVEDTKATPNVALPTATTASTSTTTRNHDFVFADTIDHAYFHDHQATISHNFYSSSSSSNSTATIIKLDDPCDKQIEDSPTMPMTMASNSLSTTTSSSSLASSNCTSSSISSSLSSSCSSSNSSTTAATTTTLAAPISLATAAETTLADMQAMLSSVATLQQQQEQQQQSTPAVELNSSEMFQHVQHDWNFGGIKLMTSAPLNSDASTIDELHGAEQHLNDEAIHMMDVVNEAEDDDIVECHNLLDNNVTEAVAEEVDEDDDNVEEDDDIVECIDAEPQDQDEVMSAMVDHVIEDSEGDTVRDIVDKLQQHHQQQQEQQQQQQHQLHSQIQDVVQLAQHSFIPQAHNVDYSNEITHELLCDAVPMSAAEMEVSSTVITNSSNSNDSSNNLSLCSSSSSSIAINQLPQQATAPAAAPPQQQQQQQRQILVDSNGQIIGNFLLQQQQQQQRQQQQLQQQQLLQQFTLQAAAQQHQQQQQQQQQQQHQQVQQQQATSSNALHKTHQTLPITLRKPFEINSNGAQQFLAPNLLAQQQQQQQLEQQQQAQQKQQQLQQFALQQAQLHQRQLLAQVANNNLLQQQQLQQQQQQQQQSYQQQPQQSVVPPKFIAKPLNIISMTRPANASPNTAATPAVVATPTAANNQQIPSSYANVVTAVQQQPATAQQQQQLNHNSNLQQQQQQSVQIPVSAVNNVLTMKAMPPSGVPTTIAQQRLQPKMPTGKGRKATTNRLPPGAVNLERSYQICQAVIQNSPNRENLKAQLRPPAAILSQQQATTTVSSTSSNTALNVSTVAATPMSNLSTVSSNVIATAAAAAAPQNLKQEELLGGAATVAAAPALPSGMPPNVMGVGRPGVYKVIGPRMGGFPRKKYVQRKPSPTTVIRHMMTAAPGATSNAAQQLQLATGQQVAQQAPPTTPEQLLHQNGTGQYVLVHRANVGAADNQAPRASSAPPMHQNQEPISPTLMPVTTALRHQQLL from the exons atgaaaaccaTAACGCCGGATACATCCACATCAGCAGCGCCaaaagaacagcagcagcaacaacaaatgcccACTCAAGGCGCCACCATTccacaacagcgacagcataTTATACCTGTGATTATGGAAGCAACGGCGCACGTGAATCTCGtagacgatgacgatgaaaAGGATCCATTAGCTTTGGACAGCGCAGCGCATCAAACGCTGCCATTAGAGAcgccccagcagcagcaacatcaacagcagcagtccGCGATGAATTCAACGTCACCcaacaagcacacacatagtCTGAG GCGCCACCTGCCACGCATCATAATGAAATCCATGCCACCTGAGAAAAAGGCAACAGGCAATAACGAAGATGCATTGCATAACAACGCTGCGTTAccgccaacaacagcagtaacgttaactgcagcaacagcgcaACTGGCGCCATCACCTGCCATCAACGCTGCCACTACATCCACCTCCGCCTCGTCCTCATCCACGACATCTGCACCACCTGTGCGTGGCATCAGCAGTCGTCGcatccaacagcagcagcaagctaaagcagctgcagcggcggcggcagcagcagcagcggcaacagcagccgcagcagcggcagcagcagcatcaacagcttCACCGAGTTCTAAGGCTGTTACCCAAGCGTCGACAATGCGTGAGGTACTGGCCTCGATACCGGGATTCAGTGTTAAGCCGCGTCGTCGCAGCAACAAGAAGCTTACAACTGCGGCGCAAATTGAGCAGTTTAAGGATGGCAAAATCGATTTGGAAACGCCAGACTCCATATTGGCATCCACAAACCTGCGCGCGTTGCTAAATAAGCAAACATTCTCATTATTGCCGCCACTGTACCAGCACAATCTTATTCAACTGTTGCCGAGCGTGGATCGCGAAGCCAGCGAGGTTGTGCAGCCACCGCTTCAGCAGCCGGACGAGCCGAGTACAAGCAGTGGGAGTGGCAGTGCTAGTGTCAGCTCCCATGAAGCCATACGATTAAGCGCCTCCTGCCTAAATAACGAGTTCTTTGCACGCGCCTGCTTAGAGTGGCGAGAACGTCTTAGCGAAGGCGAATTCACGCCAGAGAATCAAATAAAGCTGAAAACGGAAGCGGAACGGGAAAAGAACAAAGTCGATCCCTGGAAATTGAAGCACTTTGAGCCCTATTGGGGCGAGAAAAATGCGAAACGTGCACCGAATTCCAACCCGCCCACCTGTAAGCTTAAGCTCGAGCCCTCAAAGCAGAAGCTGgagacaacagcagctgatGCAGCTGTAGTAGTaacgccaccaccaccaccgtCATCAACACAAACACCAACAGCACCACCTccacagccacaacagcagcagcaagaacaacaactacaacaagcaACATGTGATAATGAGactgaattgaaatttaatatt AGCACAAAGTGCGAATCCACAACCACGACAaccacaacatcaacaatatcCATAGCCAGTGAGAATACTGCAACTACTGGCAGTAGCgaagcaacaatagcaacagcagaaacatCAGTGGCAACTATTaatgcaacaacagaaacattaaataaaagtagcaacaacatcattagcagcagtagcaacagcagcagcagcaacgcttTAACGGAGCAACATCGGCGCGTTCTGAAACGCCCGTCGAGCAGTCCATCACGACGCAAGCGCAGCGATCTATCGACAATCGTCAGTGAGTTGCCAACAACGTCAAAAGAAAGCAAGCTAATAAAACGAGAGGTTGTGGAGATGATTGTTCctaatacaacaaatattgaTGAGCATGCGACCGACGAGTTGGATGCAAAATTAGCAGTAACAATAAACGACCAGCAGCCACTTATAAACAGTACCTGTGCTAAAAACAAGGCAACAAATACGGAGGCATTAACAAcgccaacaccaacaacagcatctGCATCAataccagcaacaacatcaatgtccacatcaacagcagtagcagcaacatcaaacATTATACCTACAACAATTCCTGTGACTACCAATCACTTTGCAGGCTACTCGCCGGATGTGGAACTTGTTGAAG ACACCAAAGCAACGCCTAATGTGGCGctaccaacagcaacaactgcgtCGACATCGACAACCACAAGAAACCATGACTTTGTATTTGCAGATACAATCGATCACG CTTACTTCCATGATCATCAAGCAACCATTAGCCACAATTTCTattcctcatcatcatcatcaaatt CGACAGCAACAATCATTAAACTGGACGATCCTTGTGATAAGCAGATTGAGGATTCACCAACAATGCCCATGACAATGGCCAGTAATTCGCTATCGACAACAACGTCGTCGAGTTCGTTGGCGTCCAGCAATTGCACATCGTCATCGATATCATCTTCGTTATCATCGTCCTGTTCCAGCAGCAACTCCTCGACAACGGCTGCCACAACAACGACTTTGGCAGCTCCAATATCGCTAGCAACAGCTGCTGAAACAACGCTTGCTGATATGCAAGCAATGCTCAGCTCAGTGGCCACacttcaacagcaacaggagcaacagcaacaatcaaCACCCGCCGTGGAGTTAAATTCTAGTGAAATGTTTCAGCATGTGCAGCACGATTGGAACTTTGGTGGCATTAAATTGATGACATCGGCGCCATTAAATAGTGACGCATCAACAATCGACGAATTGCATGGAGCAGAGCAACATTTAAATGACGAGGCTATCCACATGATGGATGTGGTAAATGAAGCAGAGGATGATGACATTGTGGAATGTCACAATCTGCTGGACAATAATGTCACCGAGGCAGTGGCCGAAGAGGTTGACGAAGACGATGATAATGTCGAGGAGGATGACGATATTGTTGAATGCATTGACGCTGAGCCACAAGACCAGGATGAAGTGATGAGTGCAATGGTTGATCACGTTATCGAGGACAGCGAGGGCGACACTGTGCGTGATATTGTTGACAAATTacagcagcatcatcaacagcagcaggaacaacagcagcagcaacaacatcaattgCATTCGCAAATTCAGGATGTGGTGCAATTAGCGCAACATTCGTTTATACCACAAGCTCATAACGTCGACTATTCAAATGAG ATTACGCACGAACTGCTGTGTGATGCAGTGCCCATGTCGGCAGCCGAAATGGAAGTATCCAGCACGGTTATTACGaacagcagtaacagcaacgacagcagcaataatTTGAGTTTatgcagcagtagcagtagtAGTATTGCGATTAATCAGCTACCGCAACAAGCAACTGCACCTGCTGCAGCGCcccctcagcagcagcaacagcagcagcgtcagaTTCTGGTTGATTCCAATGGTCAGATTATTGGGAATTTCcttttgcaacaacaacagcagcaacagcgccagcagcagcaactgcagcagcagcaattatTACAACAGTTCACCTTGCAAGCAGCTGCacaacagcaccaacagcagcaacaacagcagcagcaacaacaacatcaacaggtgcaacagcagcaagccaCTAGCAGCAATGCGTTACATAAAACACATCAAACGTTGCCCATAACGTTGCGCAAGCCTTTTGAGATTAACAGCAATGGGGCTCAGCAGTTTTTGGCACCTAATCTTCtcgcacagcagcagcaacaacagcaactcgaacagcaacagcaagcacagcaaaagcagcaacaactacaacaatttgCTTTGCAACAGGCTCAATTGCATCAAAGACAATTGCTAGCGCAGGTAGCTAACAACAAtctgctgcaacaacagcaactgcagcaacaacaacagcagcagcaacaaagctATCAACAACAGCCGCAACAAAGCGTTGTGCCGCCCAAGTTCATAGCTAAGCCCCTGAACATTATATCGATGACACGACCAGCCAATGCATCGCCCAACACCGCTGCAACGCCTGCTGTTGtcgcaacaccaacagcagcaaataacCAACAGATTCCGTCCAGCTATGCCAATGTTGTTACGGCAGttcagcagcaaccagcaacagctcaacagcagcagcagcttaatCACAACAGTaatttgcaacagcaacaacagcagtctGTGCAGATACCCGTCTCAGCAGTTAACAATGTGCTGACAATGAAAGCAATGCCGCCATCAGGTGTGCCGACAACTATAGCCCAGCAACGATTGCAGCCTAAAATGCCCACGGGCAAGGGACGCAAGGCGACCACCAATAGATTGCCACCGGGTGCTGTTAATCTAGAGCGAAGCTATCAAATATGTCAGGCTGTAATACAGAACAGTCCAAATCGCGAGAACCTCAAAGCCCAACTGCGTCCGCCGGCAGCTATTCTCAgccagcagcaggcaacaacaactgtcaGCAGCACTAGCAGCAATACGGCATTGAATGTATCTACTGTGGCTGCCACACCGATGAGCAATCTCAGCACGGTTAGCAGCAATGTGatagcaacagctgctgccgccgcagcCCCACAGAATTTGAAGCAGGAGGAACTGCTTGGCGGGGCGGCCACCGTTGCTGCAGCGCCAGCCCTGCCCTCCGGTATGCCACCTAATGTAATGGGTGTGGGGAGACCAGGTGTCTACAAG GTAATCGGACCTCGCATGGGAGGCTTTCCGCGTAAGAAGTATGTGCAGAGAAAGCCATCACCCACAACAGTTATACGACATATGATGACAGCGGCGCCAGGTGCCACCAGCAATGCtgcacagcagctgcagttggcAACTGGGCAACAGGTGGCACAGCAGGCGCCGCCAACGACACCAGAACAGCTCCTGCATCAGAATGGAACTGGGCAGTACGTGTTGGTTCATCGCGCCAATGTGGGTGCAGCTGACAATCAAGCGCCACGTGCTTCGAGCGCCCCACCTATGCATCAAAATCAG GAACCAATATCACCTACATTGATGCCGGTAACAACAGCACTTCGGCACCAGCAACTACTCTGA